The nucleotide sequence CTTTGGTCCCAGTGGGTGGAGGAGTCAGGGACGGATGCTCGCGGCTCCGCAGCACAGAGACATTTCTAGCCGCTGGCCCGAGATGCCTACTTTGCTGGTGGGGTTTGgccttctctccccagcccaggccGGACCCTCAGCCCAGGCCTGGTGGGGGTGTTTTTGATGGCTTCAGAAGGAAGGTCCAGCCGGGAAGTAAGGCCGGAATCAGAAACCTCTAGCGCAGAGGCTGGCAAAGGCTAGCCCGTGTGCATGAGGAGCTTGGAAGTGCCTTtgtctctgtgctgctttctcctGCCCCGTTCATACTCTGGACCACCTCTCTTGCAGCTGCACCAGCCTTCCGCTCAGTTTCATCTGGAAGATCCATATTGTCGCCTACTGCGCACAGAGTACAACTGCCTGCACGACCCGCATCTGCAGGCCTACTACAGTCGCAAGGACAGCCTGCAGAGCCTGAAGAGCAAGGGCTTCATCACCAGCAGTGGCAAAGTAGGTTTGGACGTGGCGCTGAccagcacaggtctcctctggcagaggccaatgggatgaggtttaACGCGGCTCAGTGCCAGTTCCTGCACTTTGGCCTCAAGAACCCCgtgcttggggcagagtggctcaaaAACTGTGCcgaggaaaaggatctgggggtgctgattgatgcttgcCTCAACCTGAGCCGGCagcgtgcccaggtggccaagaaggccaacagcatcctggcctgtctcaggaatagtgtaggcagcaggagcagggagataGATGATGGTCCCCCCCTGCACTGTGCTCTGgagaggctgcacctcaagtgctgtgttgaGTTTTGGGCCGCTCAGGACAAGAAGGGCATCGACGCCCTGGAACTTGTCCggagaagggctacgaagctggtgaagggcctggaagaaaagtcctgtgaggagcggctgagggaactggggttgtttagtgaggagaagaggaggctcaggggagaccttcttGCTCTCTCCAACTCCCAGCAAGGAaattgtggggagctgggggtcagcctcttcttgcagatgactagggataggactagagggaatgggctCAAGTTGCGCCGGGGACGTTTAGGTTGAAAACTAGGAGCcatttcttctgagaaagaGTAGTGGGGCCTTGGAAGGGGTTGCCCAGGGGAGTGGCGGAGTCACAGTCCCTGGGAGTGTGTAAGGAAAGCTTGGAGCTGGTGCTTAGCGACATGGTGCTtagtgacattggtagtagggtgatggttggagcagatgatcttgaaggtcttttccaaccctgcTGATTCTATGATTGCCAGCGCGCTTGCTGCAGCCGCTTGTTGCtggtggggggcacagggctgctgcGCTGCCTTCCATGGGAGCAGACGTCACCCCAGCGCCCTGCTGGCAGTGCCCACTCCTGCTCTTCTCAGGCTGCCTCGCGCTGCCTGTGCGTTGAGGAGGCAGCCGCTGTGGGGCCTGGTGCAGAGCGAGGAGTCCACTCGGCCCTGGCTCGGAGGGAGGCAGCGTCCCCAgcgctggggaggggagaggatggagaggagctgctcccctgCCACTGGCAGCTACCTCGACAGTTCTCGGGAGCTTTCTGCCCTTGTCTCTCCATAGGTGGTCTGCTCTCTGAAGGAGTTCAATGAGTACAGGCAGTATCTGACCACGCTCAAGCTGGAAGCGGAGAAAATCAGGAGGCAAGAAGAGGTAGGCAAAGCTCAGCAGACACGTGTCAGTGGCACGGTACAGAAGGCCGGGGCTTTCCTTGTTGGATCTGAGGGAGGCGGGGAATGCAGAAGATGTGCTGGAGGGCCAGGTGTTGTGGTAGGGAAAGGATGACCCAGCCCCAAGCTCAGCTAGCGCAAGCTattggaggggggggagagatgagtgtgtgtgtggagggtgCTGGATCAGGAAAGCCACTTGCAAGCACACAGAGCCCTGAGGGAAGCCCTTCTCTTCAGCCCTTGTTGCATGGCAGAAGGAGGGTGCTGGCATGGGCGGCATGAAACCTCAGCACGCAGGGACGCGAGGCATTTCTGAGGCAAGAGTGAGCTAAAACCTGCTGTTCCCTTTCAGGAAAAGCTTCAGCAACAGTTCGCCAAGTTAAAGAAACTTGACGCAAGACTGATGGCGGGGAGTGACCGTTCTCGCCAGAGCTCCTCCAATAACGTGTACTTGGTCACGAAAGAGAAAGCCAGCCTACTGCAGCCTCAAAAACCAGCTGGCCCACCTAcccacaaaagcagaagaaactttCTCCACTCTGGCCAGCACAGAAGGCTGAAAGTGACTCCCTCCAGCGTTGAGGTGGGCAGGGAAGATGCCAAGCTCCCTGGCAGCGTCCATCCTGTGAGGGAGTCCGAGAGAAAGTCACCCATCCCTGCAGACGGTGTATTCAAAGCTGCCTCAGAAGATCAGGCGGCTAGAGAAAGCCAGAAGATTGAAGAGGTGGCTCGGGCTGTGGTGTGGCAAGTGGGGAAGCCGGAAGAAATGAAACCAAGGAAAGCCCTTGAGGGAGAATTCTCACAGGCTTCCCTTGACAAGGTCTCTCCATGGGATCCAAGAAAGACCGTGTGCAAGGGCCGAAAGCGCAGAGCCTTCAGAGGCTCTGCTGGCTAAGAAGGTTGTGGCGAGTGTGATGAAGGTCTTTGAGAAGTCCTGGGAATCTGGCACACCCAGTGCATCTGACCCAAGGCTAGAAGCCAGCCAGAAGGAGCAACCCTTGGCCAGGAGAGCGTCCCAAGTGGGgaagccaaaagaaaagaaactgaggaaaagaaacCTGTGAGAATGCTCCCTAGAGGGGCACCTTGCTCAGAGCCGAAGAGGCTGTGAGCAAGGTGCCCCCATGGCAGGTTCTTCTGCCCCCACAGGGAAATCCCAGACCCAGCTGTGAGCATTCTCACAGGCTTCCCTTGCCAAGGTCACCAAAGGAGCTGTTGGAAGTGTCTGCGACACTTCAGAATCCTTCGTGGCTTCCCAGTTTGAGCAAGACTTCAGCTGCGAATATTCTGAAATCGTGGCGCTTCCCACTCTTGGTCCCTCCAACAGGCAGCCACAGCCATCCCAGGTGCCTCCCTCAAGGGAGGGCatgagggaagggcagggactACAAAGAGCATCAGAATTGAAGAGCCCAGAAGCATGGCCGAGAGACAAATTGCCCGTGATCGCACCAGCGCCAGACACTGATGAGGTCTCATGCCTGAGTCGCAGGATTGTGAGGGAGAGATCCAAAAGGCTGTCTCCGAAGTTCAGCGGCTGAACACAGAACTGCAGCCCTATGCCAGAACCATTGTCCTTAATGTGATTGAAGAAGTGAAGGACAAGATGGagagggaaatgaaagcaaaagccTTAGACGCCACTTCAAGCAGCAAAACCCTGGCAAGCGGGATGATGCGCTCCTTATCGGAGCAGAGCTCTAAGTCCGTGACTGCACGGATGCTGGAGAAGAACTTGGGAAGGCGTGTCAGCAAACAGCCCGTGCCCAGCAATGGGAAGGAGAGCCGTCCCTCGGAGCACCTCCGAAGAGGCTCTGAGCAAGGTGCTCCCATGGCAGGTTCTTCTGCCCCcacagggcaatcccagaccCAGCTGAGGTCCGAGAGCACCACGGGCACCATCCCTCCCACGGGCCCACAGTTTCTCAGGCAGCCGGCTCCTCCATCTGTTCCGAAGCAGCCTGCCCAGAGCGGAGCACGGAGGCTACGCGTGCGTGTCAGACCGATCCCATTCAATCCTCAGTAGCCTGAGGcggaagcagaaaataaagagcttACATCCAAGTGCTTGCTTGTGCCTCCATTTCTTTaagccaggctgtgctgtgcttgggGATTTTCCCTACACCGTGTGGTGGTgtcacccagctgggcagctgaactccagcaCGAG is from Anas acuta chromosome 16, bAnaAcu1.1, whole genome shotgun sequence and encodes:
- the LOC137865672 gene encoding uncharacterized protein; the encoded protein is MAVAKTLQLILLVNNRTVYEPEIRDQIHVKGWLKPYGYLLPCDSQMSALQAGKAVQSAVATMQQFYGIPVTGVLDQTTLDCGPDEDLEKEVAGCWTSQSESKSLCCQAPSLSSTGQSWAKSPGRTLSPGLVGVFLMASEGRSSRELHQPSAQFHLEDPYCRLLRTEYNCLHDPHLQAYYSRKDSLQSLKSKGFITSSGKVVCSLKEFNEYRQYLTTLKLEAEKIRRQEEEKLQQQFAKLKKLDARLMAGSDRSRQSSSNNVYLVTKEKASLLQPQKPAGPPTHKSRRNFLHSGQHRRLKVTPSSVEVGREDAKLPGSVHPVRESERKSPIPADGVFKAASEDQAARESQKIEEVARAVVWQVGKPEEMKPRKALEGEFSQASLDKVSPWDPRKTVCKGRKRRAFRGSAG